From the genome of Halorussus caseinilyticus, one region includes:
- a CDS encoding DUF4188 domain-containing protein — protein MTDPNRERLHAEMDEPFVVFLVGMRINSFWRVWEWLPVLLAMPRMLRELADDDAMLGSRTKPGLRNWMVVQYWRSFEELTEYARDDEAEHLPAWSEYNEKRAASGAVGIWHETYVVGPGDYETVYNNVPPQGLGEAAPLVPATGRRESAAGRLTEDADDSERDDEP, from the coding sequence GTGACCGACCCCAACCGAGAGCGTCTCCACGCCGAGATGGACGAACCGTTCGTAGTCTTCCTCGTCGGGATGCGCATCAACTCGTTCTGGCGCGTGTGGGAGTGGCTTCCGGTGTTGCTCGCGATGCCCCGGATGCTCCGCGAACTGGCCGACGACGACGCGATGCTCGGCAGTCGAACCAAACCCGGCCTGCGAAACTGGATGGTCGTCCAGTACTGGCGCTCGTTCGAGGAGTTGACCGAGTACGCCCGCGATGACGAGGCCGAACACCTGCCCGCGTGGAGCGAGTACAACGAGAAGCGAGCGGCGTCGGGAGCGGTGGGTATCTGGCACGAGACGTACGTCGTCGGTCCCGGCGACTACGAGACCGTGTACAACAACGTACCGCCGCAGGGACTCGGCGAAGCGGCCCCGCTCGTGCCAGCGACCGGCCGCAGAGAGAGCGCCGCCGGGAGACTCACCGAGGACGCAGACGATTCGGAACGTGACGACGAACCGTGA
- a CDS encoding serine hydrolase domain-containing protein, translating to MTNRTRILTLVATCLLVAAQVGPVLAAPPTELSNRQDETRGVDSREEVETFVDEQMTEDMKEHRFSGATVSVVKDGEILFSEGYGYADRRNETPVVANRTMFRIGSVSKPILWTAVMQQVERGNIDTNASVNRYLDRIHVPKKYGEPVTVEHLATHTPGFEAEVKGIMLESPEDVQPLGKSLSDVPARVRPPGEATSYSNYGAALAGHIVARQADTTFPRYIDRRIYEPLNMTHSTFRQPVPAEMPGTLSKGYQYKNGEYVPQDFEAVATPPAGAMSATATDMGKFMIAHLQDGRYGDARILSESSAERMHTQQYTNHPALNGMTFGLMEQSRNGVRILAHGGDTRVFHSGMWLFPERDLGVFVSYNGNGGVPAREEFFDSFMNRYFPTEGTPTATEDGAASGPSLSAFTGPYRTTRFPHTTFLKPISLNSHFRVRKADNGTLVTSAPRQGTRYWTRTGPTVFSEVGGDGKMAFRVEDGRATYVFFDSAAPQSFERIPFWEFRLFQGGLFGGALVVFLSGILGWPGAALWRRWRGSDDGPTQASSATSDRPRAARWLAGFAGLLGLGFLGGFVGLAATNPTGLLYFPGKPALLFAVPWLVGATTLGVVAFAVLAWKDRYWGLVGRLHYTLFAVALAAFVWQLSYWNMLGL from the coding sequence ATGACGAATAGAACACGAATTCTGACACTGGTGGCGACGTGTCTGCTCGTCGCCGCACAGGTCGGGCCGGTACTCGCGGCCCCGCCGACGGAGTTGTCGAACCGGCAAGACGAGACGCGAGGCGTGGACTCCCGCGAGGAAGTCGAGACCTTCGTGGACGAACAGATGACCGAGGACATGAAGGAGCATCGCTTCTCGGGCGCGACCGTTTCGGTCGTCAAAGACGGCGAAATCCTCTTCAGCGAGGGGTACGGTTACGCCGACCGGCGCAACGAGACGCCGGTCGTCGCCAACCGGACCATGTTCCGAATCGGGTCGGTGTCCAAACCCATCCTCTGGACCGCGGTGATGCAACAGGTCGAACGCGGAAACATCGACACGAACGCGAGCGTGAACCGGTATCTCGACCGGATACACGTCCCAAAGAAGTACGGCGAACCCGTCACCGTCGAACACCTCGCCACCCACACGCCCGGCTTCGAAGCCGAGGTCAAAGGCATCATGCTTGAATCGCCCGAGGACGTGCAACCGCTCGGAAAGTCACTCAGCGACGTGCCCGCCCGCGTCCGACCGCCGGGCGAAGCCACGTCGTACTCCAACTACGGCGCGGCGCTGGCCGGTCACATCGTCGCTCGACAGGCCGACACGACGTTCCCGCGCTACATCGACCGGCGCATCTACGAACCGCTGAACATGACACACAGCACCTTCCGCCAGCCAGTTCCGGCCGAGATGCCCGGCACCCTCTCGAAGGGCTACCAGTACAAGAACGGCGAGTACGTCCCGCAGGACTTCGAGGCCGTCGCCACGCCGCCCGCCGGAGCGATGAGCGCCACGGCCACCGACATGGGTAAGTTCATGATTGCCCACCTACAGGACGGCCGCTACGGTGACGCCCGCATCCTCTCGGAGTCGTCGGCCGAGCGGATGCACACCCAGCAGTACACCAACCACCCCGCGCTGAACGGGATGACGTTCGGTCTCATGGAGCAGAGCCGAAACGGGGTGCGAATCCTCGCTCACGGCGGCGACACCCGCGTCTTCCACTCGGGGATGTGGCTGTTCCCCGAACGCGACTTGGGCGTGTTCGTCTCCTACAACGGCAACGGCGGCGTGCCCGCCCGCGAGGAGTTCTTCGACTCGTTCATGAACCGCTACTTCCCGACGGAGGGGACGCCGACCGCGACCGAGGACGGCGCGGCGTCCGGGCCGTCGCTCTCTGCGTTCACCGGGCCGTACCGCACCACGCGGTTCCCCCACACGACGTTCCTGAAACCCATCTCGCTCAACTCCCACTTCCGGGTCCGGAAGGCCGACAACGGGACGCTCGTGACCTCGGCCCCGCGCCAAGGCACCCGGTACTGGACCCGGACCGGACCGACGGTGTTCAGCGAAGTCGGCGGCGACGGGAAGATGGCCTTCCGGGTCGAGGACGGCCGAGCGACCTACGTCTTCTTCGACAGCGCCGCGCCACAGAGCTTCGAGCGCATCCCGTTCTGGGAGTTCAGACTCTTCCAAGGCGGTCTGTTCGGCGGAGCGCTCGTCGTGTTCCTCTCGGGCATCCTCGGATGGCCCGGCGCGGCGCTCTGGCGACGGTGGCGGGGGAGCGACGACGGGCCGACGCAAGCGAGTAGCGCGACCAGCGACCGACCGCGGGCGGCGCGCTGGTTGGCCGGGTTCGCCGGTTTGCTCGGACTGGGATTCCTCGGCGGATTCGTCGGCTTGGCCGCGACGAACCCGACGGGTCTGCTCTACTTCCCCGGCAAGCCCGCGCTCCTGTTCGCCGTCCCGTGGCTGGTCGGCGCGACGACGCTCGGCGTCGTCGCGTTCGCGGTGCTGGCGTGGAAGGACCGCTACTGGGGGCTGGTCGGCCGACTCCACTACACCCTGTTCGCGGTGGCACTCGCGGCGTTCGTCTGG